In a single window of the Bacillales bacterium genome:
- a CDS encoding cytosolic protein yields MPSPHDETAYSDFSNAEKQRNFLIPEEFPEGCYGMSFHFMDTVTHKETPRKPGQRDQSAFNYEFKN; encoded by the coding sequence ATGCCTAGTCCTCACGACGAAACCGCCTACAGCGACTTTTCCAATGCCGAAAAGCAACGTAATTTCCTCATCCCCGAGGAATTTCCTGAAGGCTGCTACGGCATGTCGTTTCATTTCATGGACACCGTCACTCATAAAGAAACCCCGCGAAAACCGGGCCAACGGGATCAGTCCGCCTTCAACTATGAATTCAAGAAT